Proteins encoded together in one Procambarus clarkii isolate CNS0578487 chromosome 71, FALCON_Pclarkii_2.0, whole genome shotgun sequence window:
- the LOC138356250 gene encoding uncharacterized protein isoform X1 has translation MVCLPFKPAGGTNVPANIRIVDEAHTKMLWKVLATELQENTFRSTFSRMWFGKSRSSSQLEELIKQNQVKVIMMHGLAWSESPLLCKRKSANVIVTGVVLAFWIFCSSRSICPTT, from the exons atggtatgcctccctttcaaaccagcaggtggcacaaatgttccagctaacatcagaatagtggatgaagcccacactaaaat gttgtggaaggtcctggcaacagagctgcaggaaaatactttcagatctaca ttttccagaatgtggtttggaaagtccagaagtTCGTCTCAGTTGGAAGAGTTAATTAAGCAGAATCAG gtgaaagtgattatgatgcatggactggcttggagtgagtctcctttactctgcaaaaggaaATCTGCAAAT gtgattgtcactggagttgtcttggccttttggatcttctgttcatctaggagcatctgtcccacaacctga
- the LOC138356250 gene encoding uncharacterized protein isoform X4 has product MKPTLKCCGRSWQQSCRKILSDLQMWFGKSRSSSQLEELIKQNQVKVIMMHGLAWSESPLLCKRKSANVIVTGVVLAFWIFCSSRSICPTT; this is encoded by the exons atgaagcccacactaaaat gttgtggaaggtcctggcaacagagctgcaggaaaatactttcagatctaca aatgtggtttggaaagtccagaagtTCGTCTCAGTTGGAAGAGTTAATTAAGCAGAATCAG gtgaaagtgattatgatgcatggactggcttggagtgagtctcctttactctgcaaaaggaaATCTGCAAAT gtgattgtcactggagttgtcttggccttttggatcttctgttcatctaggagcatctgtcccacaacctga
- the LOC138356250 gene encoding uncharacterized protein isoform X3: MVCLPFKPAGGTNVPANIRIVDEAHTKMLWKVLATELQENTFRSTVKVIMMHGLAWSESPLLCKRKSANVIVTGVVLAFWIFCSSRSICPTT; encoded by the exons atggtatgcctccctttcaaaccagcaggtggcacaaatgttccagctaacatcagaatagtggatgaagcccacactaaaat gttgtggaaggtcctggcaacagagctgcaggaaaatactttcagatctaca gtgaaagtgattatgatgcatggactggcttggagtgagtctcctttactctgcaaaaggaaATCTGCAAAT gtgattgtcactggagttgtcttggccttttggatcttctgttcatctaggagcatctgtcccacaacctga
- the LOC138356250 gene encoding uncharacterized protein isoform X2, whose translation MVCLPFKPAGGTNVPANIRIVDEAHTKMLWKVLATELQENTFRSTFSRMWFGKSRSSSQLEELIKQNQVKVIMMHGLAWSESPLLCKRKSANVGDCHWSCLGLLDLLFI comes from the exons atggtatgcctccctttcaaaccagcaggtggcacaaatgttccagctaacatcagaatagtggatgaagcccacactaaaat gttgtggaaggtcctggcaacagagctgcaggaaaatactttcagatctaca ttttccagaatgtggtttggaaagtccagaagtTCGTCTCAGTTGGAAGAGTTAATTAAGCAGAATCAG gtgaaagtgattatgatgcatggactggcttggagtgagtctcctttactctgcaaaaggaaATCTGCAAATGTGG gtgattgtcactggagttgtcttggccttttggatcttctgttcatctag